From the genome of Methanobrevibacter smithii ATCC 35061, one region includes:
- the rpsE gene encoding 30S ribosomal protein S5: MSFNIDEWEPKTKMGKLVKEGTITDIDEIFEKGLPIMELEIVDALVPDLEEEVMDVNLVQRMHKSGRKVNFRVIVAVGNKNGYVGLGQGKAKEVGPAIRKAVDNAKYNLIKVRRGCGDWGCVCGKEHTVPFKVQGKASSVSVSLMPAPAGVGLVVGDVGKTILNLAGIKDVWSQSFGQTQTTVNFANAIFDALKTLSAVKASEADLKKMGVKY; encoded by the coding sequence ATGAGTTTTAATATAGATGAATGGGAACCTAAAACTAAAATGGGTAAATTAGTTAAAGAAGGAACCATTACAGATATTGATGAAATCTTTGAAAAAGGTCTTCCTATAATGGAATTAGAAATTGTAGATGCTTTAGTTCCAGATTTAGAAGAAGAAGTAATGGATGTTAACTTAGTTCAAAGAATGCACAAATCTGGTAGGAAAGTTAACTTCAGAGTAATTGTTGCTGTAGGTAACAAAAACGGTTATGTTGGATTAGGTCAAGGAAAAGCTAAAGAGGTAGGTCCAGCTATCAGAAAAGCTGTTGACAATGCTAAATACAACCTTATTAAAGTAAGAAGAGGTTGTGGAGATTGGGGTTGTGTTTGTGGTAAAGAACACACTGTACCTTTCAAAGTACAAGGTAAAGCAAGTAGTGTAAGTGTTTCCCTTATGCCTGCACCTGCTGGAGTAGGTTTAGTAGTTGGAGACGTCGGTAAAACTATCTTAAATCTTGCTGGTATTAAAGATGTATGGTCTCAATCTTTCGGTCAAACCCAAACTACTGTAAACTTTGCTAATGCTATATTCGATGCTTTAAAAACTTTAAGTGCTGTTAAAGCTAGTGAAGCTGACCTTAAGAAAATGGGAGTTAAATATTAG
- a CDS encoding 50S ribosomal protein L18 translates to MAQGSNYKVPFRRRREGKTDYAARMKLVDYDKSRLVVRLSNAHATVQVIDYAPEGDITLASAVSKQLANYGYLGGASNTSAVYLTGYLCAKRALAKGVDSAILDIGLKSAIKGSKVFAALKGAVDAGLDIPYGEAVLPDESRINGEHVANYAESLDDDEIAKLFSKYLERGLQPADLPKNFEETKKNIDEAEE, encoded by the coding sequence GTGGCTCAAGGATCAAATTATAAAGTACCATTTAGAAGGAGAAGAGAAGGAAAAACTGATTACGCAGCTAGGATGAAATTAGTCGATTATGACAAATCTCGTTTAGTTGTAAGACTTTCTAATGCTCATGCAACTGTTCAAGTTATTGATTATGCTCCTGAAGGAGATATTACCTTAGCATCTGCAGTAAGTAAACAATTAGCTAATTACGGTTACTTAGGTGGGGCAAGTAATACTTCTGCAGTATATTTAACTGGTTACCTTTGTGCTAAAAGAGCATTAGCTAAAGGTGTTGACTCTGCAATTTTAGACATTGGTTTAAAATCTGCTATTAAAGGATCTAAAGTATTTGCAGCTCTTAAAGGTGCTGTAGATGCAGGTTTAGATATCCCTTATGGTGAAGCTGTTTTACCAGATGAATCCCGTATTAATGGAGAACATGTAGCAAACTATGCTGAGTCTTTAGATGATGATGAAATTGCAAAATTATTCTCAAAGTATTTAGAAAGAGGTCTTCAACCAGCAGATTTACCTAAAAACTTTGAAGAAACCAAAAAGAATATCGATGAGGCAGAGGAATAA
- a CDS encoding 50S ribosomal protein L19e, producing MNLTTQKRLAASILKVGLNRVWIDPERMEEVSMAITREGVKQLINNGAIKAKPQKGISSYRSKKLAEQKKKGKRKGRGSVKGAKKARNPKKQEWMTTIRALRKDLKEMRDANEIDATTYRKLYKMAKGGAFRSKSYMKTYARDHDLIK from the coding sequence ATGAATCTTACAACTCAAAAAAGATTAGCTGCTAGTATACTTAAAGTAGGACTCAATCGTGTATGGATTGATCCTGAAAGAATGGAAGAAGTATCCATGGCAATTACTAGGGAAGGTGTAAAGCAGTTAATAAATAATGGAGCTATTAAAGCTAAACCTCAAAAAGGTATTAGTAGCTACAGGTCTAAAAAATTAGCAGAACAAAAGAAAAAAGGAAAAAGGAAAGGTAGAGGTAGTGTAAAAGGAGCTAAAAAAGCTCGTAATCCTAAAAAACAAGAATGGATGACTACAATTAGAGCTTTAAGAAAAGACCTTAAAGAAATGCGTGATGCAAACGAAATTGATGCTACTACATACCGTAAATTATATAAAATGGCTAAGGGTGGTGCTTTCAGAAGTAAATCTTACATGAAAACATATGCTCGTGACCATGATTTAATTAAATAG
- a CDS encoding 50S ribosomal protein L32e, translating into MANKRFKRQEYARYKKLGIKWRRPRGKTSKMRRYEAGKPDMPAIGYRTPRAVRDLHPSGYNDVLVHNMAELEDLNPATDAARISASIGKRKKDLMLEKASELGIKVLNK; encoded by the coding sequence ATGGCTAATAAAAGATTTAAAAGACAAGAATATGCTCGTTATAAAAAACTTGGAATCAAATGGAGACGTCCTAGGGGTAAAACCAGTAAAATGAGAAGATACGAAGCAGGAAAACCTGATATGCCTGCTATCGGTTATAGAACTCCTAGAGCTGTTAGGGACTTACATCCTTCAGGTTATAATGATGTTCTTGTTCATAATATGGCGGAATTAGAAGACTTAAACCCAGCTACTGACGCTGCAAGAATAAGCGCTTCTATCGGTAAAAGGAAAAAAGACTTGATGTTAGAAAAAGCATCAGAATTAGGTATTAAAGTTTTAAATAAATAA
- a CDS encoding 50S ribosomal protein L6 — MVVAAAIREEIEIPEGVEVIINNNEVTVKGPNGEDSRKFTYPNVDITEVENNVVLETSFPRKKDKAMIGTTKAHISNMITGVTDGFEYHMKIVFAHFPMTVKVNKDVVVIDNFLGERHPRTAKVVGSAKVVVKGDEVTITGINKEHVGQTMANLEQATKIKGRDPRVFQDGIYLISKE, encoded by the coding sequence ATGGTAGTAGCTGCAGCTATAAGGGAAGAAATTGAAATCCCTGAAGGCGTTGAAGTTATAATTAATAATAATGAGGTCACTGTAAAAGGACCTAATGGAGAAGACTCCAGAAAATTTACATATCCTAACGTGGATATTACTGAAGTTGAAAACAATGTTGTTTTAGAAACTTCATTCCCAAGAAAAAAAGATAAAGCAATGATTGGAACCACAAAAGCTCACATTAGTAATATGATTACTGGTGTTACTGACGGTTTTGAATATCATATGAAAATCGTATTTGCTCACTTTCCAATGACTGTGAAAGTAAACAAAGACGTTGTAGTAATTGACAATTTCCTCGGGGAAAGACATCCAAGAACTGCTAAAGTAGTAGGTAGTGCTAAAGTAGTAGTTAAAGGTGATGAGGTAACAATTACTGGTATCAATAAGGAACATGTTGGTCAAACCATGGCTAACTTGGAACAAGCAACTAAAATTAAAGGAAGAGATCCTAGAGTATTCCAAGATGGAATATATTTAATTAGCAAAGAATAG
- a CDS encoding 30S ribosomal protein S8, with protein sequence MSLMDPLADALTNIRNNELQVKDSCVISPASKLIGEVLSTMQKENYIGNFEYIDDNRAGQFKVELEGNINKCGVIKPRHAVKKDEFEKFEKRYLPAKNFGILIVTTPEGIMTHYEAKERGIGGRLLAYMY encoded by the coding sequence ATGAGTCTCATGGATCCACTTGCTGATGCTTTAACTAATATTAGAAATAACGAATTACAAGTAAAAGACTCTTGTGTTATTTCACCTGCATCCAAATTAATTGGAGAAGTTTTAAGCACAATGCAAAAAGAAAATTACATTGGTAATTTTGAATATATTGATGATAACAGAGCAGGTCAATTCAAAGTAGAATTAGAAGGTAACATTAACAAGTGTGGTGTTATCAAACCTCGTCACGCTGTTAAAAAAGATGAATTTGAGAAATTTGAAAAAAGATATTTGCCAGCAAAAAACTTTGGTATTTTAATCGTTACAACTCCTGAAGGAATTATGACTCATTATGAGGCAAAAGAAAGAGGAATTGGCGGACGTTTGTTGGCTTACATGTATTAG
- a CDS encoding 30S ribosomal protein S14 → MPRKYGKAAKKCTRCGDHSAMISRYGLSLCRQCFREIAPKIGFKKYN, encoded by the coding sequence TTGCCAAGAAAATATGGAAAAGCTGCAAAAAAATGTACTCGTTGTGGAGACCACTCTGCTATGATTAGCAGGTACGGTCTTAGCTTATGCAGACAATGTTTTAGGGAAATAGCTCCTAAAATAGGTTTTAAAAAATATAATTAG
- a CDS encoding 50S ribosomal protein L5: MNPMNEVQISKATVSIGVGEAGEKLSRAITLLEQMFDQTPVKTFSKVTNPEFGIRKRQPIACKLTLRGEKADKAIEMVLEGINKNIKPTQFDAQGNLSFGIKEHIDIPGMKYNPDIGIFGMNVSVTFEKPGYRIAKRRIQQKKVPAKHRISKEETMKYMEDNFNVNYVTE; the protein is encoded by the coding sequence ATGAACCCAATGAACGAAGTACAAATTTCTAAAGCTACTGTCAGCATTGGTGTCGGTGAAGCAGGTGAAAAATTATCCCGTGCTATTACCCTTTTAGAACAAATGTTCGATCAAACTCCAGTTAAAACATTTTCTAAAGTTACCAACCCTGAATTTGGTATTAGAAAACGTCAACCAATCGCATGTAAATTAACTTTACGTGGGGAAAAAGCTGATAAAGCTATTGAAATGGTTTTAGAAGGAATTAATAAAAATATCAAACCTACTCAATTTGATGCTCAAGGAAATCTTTCCTTCGGTATTAAAGAACATATTGATATTCCAGGTATGAAATATAATCCTGATATTGGTATTTTTGGTATGAATGTATCTGTTACTTTTGAAAAACCAGGTTACAGGATTGCTAAAAGAAGAATCCAACAAAAGAAAGTTCCAGCAAAACATAGAATTTCTAAAGAAGAAACTATGAAATACATGGAAGATAATTTTAATGTCAATTACGTGACTGAATAA
- a CDS encoding 30S ribosomal protein S4e has protein sequence MAKMGSRKHLKTYKAPKTWPIHPKEDTWTVKPSAGSHSIENSLSLTLVIRDILKLADNSREAKRIINSGNVLVDGRVIKDYKFPVGFMDIIEIPKTGEVYRVLLDKKGRLQLNKIEENDSKLCKIVNKSTIKGGKIQVNLHDGKNVIIDENDYNVGDVIDLKVPDHEINEVFELKEGACVLITGGKHTGELGTVSEIIVNESSNPNTIIIENSAKDEFLTLKDYAFVVGEDAPAISLLEVNK, from the coding sequence ATGGCTAAAATGGGATCTAGAAAACATTTAAAAACATACAAAGCACCAAAAACTTGGCCTATTCATCCTAAAGAAGATACCTGGACTGTCAAACCTTCAGCAGGTTCACATTCTATTGAGAATTCTTTATCTTTAACTTTAGTTATTAGAGATATTTTAAAATTAGCTGATAATTCTAGGGAAGCTAAAAGAATCATCAACTCAGGTAATGTTCTTGTAGATGGAAGAGTAATTAAAGATTATAAATTCCCAGTTGGTTTCATGGATATTATTGAAATCCCAAAAACTGGTGAAGTTTATAGAGTGCTTTTAGATAAAAAAGGAAGATTACAATTAAATAAAATTGAAGAAAACGATTCTAAATTATGTAAAATAGTTAATAAATCTACTATTAAAGGTGGAAAAATCCAAGTAAACCTTCATGATGGTAAAAACGTAATTATTGATGAAAATGATTACAATGTAGGAGATGTTATTGACTTAAAAGTACCTGATCACGAAATCAATGAAGTTTTCGAATTAAAAGAAGGTGCTTGTGTACTCATTACTGGTGGTAAACACACTGGTGAATTAGGTACAGTTTCTGAAATTATTGTAAACGAATCTTCTAATCCGAACACTATTATTATTGAAAATAGTGCTAAAGATGAATTTTTAACTTTAAAAGATTATGCATTTGTAGTTGGTGAAGATGCACCAGCAATATCTTTATTGGAGGTTAATAAATGA
- the rplX gene encoding 50S ribosomal protein L24, with protein sequence MSKQPRKQRKALYNAPAHARGKHMSATLSKDLRADIGKRSLPIRKGDKVQVLRGDFKGHEGAVLGVDYGSYKITIEEVTLSKPDGTAVFLPVDPSNVMIIDADMDDDRRIKNVTGDN encoded by the coding sequence ATGTCAAAACAACCAAGAAAACAAAGAAAAGCTCTTTACAATGCTCCTGCTCATGCACGTGGAAAACACATGAGCGCTACTTTAAGTAAAGACTTAAGAGCAGATATTGGTAAAAGGTCTTTACCTATTAGGAAAGGAGACAAAGTTCAAGTTCTCCGTGGAGATTTTAAAGGACATGAAGGTGCAGTTTTAGGTGTGGACTATGGTTCATACAAAATAACTATTGAAGAAGTAACTTTATCAAAACCTGACGGAACTGCAGTTTTCCTTCCAGTAGATCCATCTAACGTAATGATTATTGATGCAGATATGGATGACGATAGAAGAATTAAAAATGTAACAGGAGACAATTAA
- a CDS encoding 50S ribosomal protein L14, producing MKALTSNVSKALPIGATLQCVDNTGAREIQIISVKGFKGVRRRLDVAGVGDLVVASVKKGTADMRREVVNAVVIRQKKEYMRADGLRVKFEDNAAVIITPEGILKGSEVRGPVAKEAADRWPSVGSAASILV from the coding sequence ATGAAAGCATTAACATCAAATGTATCTAAAGCATTACCAATTGGAGCTACTCTCCAATGTGTGGACAATACTGGTGCACGTGAAATCCAAATTATATCTGTAAAAGGTTTCAAAGGTGTAAGAAGGAGATTAGATGTTGCTGGTGTTGGAGATTTAGTTGTTGCTTCTGTTAAAAAAGGAACTGCTGACATGAGAAGAGAAGTTGTAAACGCTGTTGTAATCAGACAAAAAAAGGAATACATGCGTGCTGACGGACTTCGTGTTAAATTTGAAGATAATGCAGCAGTTATCATCACTCCGGAAGGAATCTTAAAAGGATCTGAAGTAAGAGGTCCTGTTGCTAAAGAAGCAGCTGACAGATGGCCTAGTGTAGGTAGTGCAGCAAGTATTTTAGTATAG
- a CDS encoding 30S ribosomal protein S17: MVGLNVQEPETTCDDPNCPFHGTLPLRGQVLEGIVVSNKAERTISVERSYYKFIKKYERYEKRKSKINVHKPDCLSVNVGDSVKVAECRPLSKTKHFVLVEVKGE; this comes from the coding sequence ATGGTTGGGCTTAATGTTCAAGAACCAGAAACTACATGCGATGATCCTAACTGCCCATTTCATGGAACTTTACCTTTAAGAGGTCAAGTTCTTGAAGGAATTGTAGTGAGTAACAAAGCAGAAAGGACCATTAGTGTCGAACGTAGTTACTATAAATTCATAAAAAAATATGAAAGATATGAAAAAAGGAAATCCAAAATTAACGTTCACAAACCAGATTGTTTAAGTGTGAATGTTGGAGATTCTGTAAAAGTTGCAGAATGCAGACCATTAAGTAAAACTAAACATTTTGTTTTAGTTGAAGTAAAAGGAGAGTAA
- the rnp1 gene encoding ribonuclease P protein component 1: MITVNNLVHHEFIGLSVSVTSVSNESLRLKGTVIDETKNTIKIEVDDNVEKIIPKKGSIFVFELPTGEKVEINGNILSIRPEDRIKKRFKKI, encoded by the coding sequence ATGATTACGGTAAATAATTTAGTCCATCATGAGTTTATAGGATTAAGTGTAAGTGTTACTAGTGTATCTAACGAGTCTCTTAGATTAAAAGGAACTGTTATTGATGAGACAAAGAATACCATTAAAATTGAAGTTGACGATAATGTTGAAAAAATAATTCCAAAAAAGGGTTCAATATTTGTATTCGAACTTCCAACTGGAGAGAAAGTTGAAATTAATGGTAATATTTTGTCAATTCGTCCTGAAGATAGAATAAAAAAAAGATTTAAAAAAATATAA
- the yciH gene encoding stress response translation initiation inhibitor YciH produces the protein MSKICDVCGLPEELCVCEEIAREVQTVKVFTVRRRFGKLMTIIEGIDEHDIDIKELTKTLKAKCACGGTSKNGQIELQGGHKVRVKEVLSDMGFSSDTIEIRESKKNNKKRRR, from the coding sequence ATGTCAAAAATCTGTGATGTCTGTGGGCTTCCGGAAGAACTTTGTGTGTGTGAAGAAATTGCACGTGAAGTTCAAACTGTTAAAGTATTTACAGTAAGGAGAAGATTCGGAAAACTCATGACTATTATCGAAGGTATAGATGAACACGATATTGATATTAAAGAACTTACAAAAACTCTCAAGGCAAAATGTGCTTGTGGAGGTACTTCTAAAAACGGTCAAATAGAACTTCAAGGGGGTCATAAAGTAAGAGTCAAAGAAGTTTTATCTGACATGGGTTTTTCATCAGATACAATAGAAATTCGTGAATCTAAAAAAAATAATAAAAAAAGAAGAAGGTAA
- the rpmC gene encoding 50S ribosomal protein L29 — protein MAILRSKEIWDMEVDEIQDKLVELRAELSKNVSKSAAAGVIENPGKIRELKRTIARVLTILNEKQKEN, from the coding sequence ATGGCGATTTTAAGAAGTAAAGAAATTTGGGACATGGAAGTTGATGAGATTCAAGATAAATTAGTTGAACTCAGAGCTGAATTATCCAAAAATGTTTCTAAAAGTGCAGCTGCTGGGGTAATTGAAAACCCAGGAAAAATTAGAGAATTGAAAAGAACAATTGCTCGTGTTCTTACAATATTGAATGAAAAACAGAAGGAGAATTAA
- a CDS encoding 30S ribosomal protein S3, with protein MIEKDFVTEGLKRTRIDEYLEKELERAGYGGMDVQITPLGTMVVVYAERPGMVIGRGGKNVRAITNTLKNDFGLDNPQIEVKEVSVPELNPKIMAYKIANMLQRGMHFRRVAYSTIRRIMGAGAQGVEVTISGKIRGSRSAVAKFVEGYIKKCGEPSIRLVEEGFATVQLKPGVLGIYVRIMPPETVLPDSVEILPPKMEIIEDDEVVEVEELDDSEEIVEEEIVEEVEDLDELEEIVEEESAEEAKEDS; from the coding sequence ATGATAGAAAAAGATTTCGTCACTGAGGGCCTTAAAAGAACCAGAATTGATGAATACTTAGAAAAAGAACTTGAAAGAGCAGGATACGGTGGTATGGATGTTCAAATTACACCTTTAGGTACTATGGTTGTTGTTTATGCAGAAAGGCCTGGTATGGTAATTGGTAGAGGTGGAAAAAACGTAAGGGCTATTACCAACACTCTTAAAAATGACTTCGGTTTAGACAATCCTCAAATTGAAGTTAAAGAAGTAAGTGTTCCTGAACTCAACCCAAAAATCATGGCTTATAAAATAGCTAACATGTTACAAAGAGGTATGCATTTCAGAAGAGTTGCTTACTCTACCATTCGTAGAATCATGGGCGCTGGAGCTCAAGGTGTAGAAGTTACTATTTCTGGTAAAATCAGAGGTTCAAGATCTGCTGTAGCTAAATTTGTTGAAGGTTACATCAAAAAATGTGGTGAACCATCAATCAGATTAGTTGAAGAAGGATTTGCTACAGTTCAATTAAAACCAGGTGTACTTGGTATATATGTAAGAATCATGCCTCCAGAAACTGTATTACCTGATTCAGTTGAGATTCTTCCTCCAAAAATGGAAATTATTGAAGACGATGAAGTAGTTGAAGTTGAAGAACTTGACGACAGCGAAGAAATCGTGGAAGAAGAAATTGTGGAAGAAGTAGAAGACCTCGATGAATTAGAAGAGATTGTTGAAGAGGAATCTGCTGAAGAAGCAAAAGAGGATAGTTAA
- a CDS encoding 50S ribosomal protein L22, producing the protein MANKYAYNKETNEAKTARAMAKSLKISPKHCVEICNAIRGMEVTKAKNYLEDVIDMKKSVPFKRHNRQVGHRKGQEGWAAGRYPVKAAEQVLKVLENAEANAEYKGMDTENLFIEHISSHRGVVLPGVIPRAFGRMTPFNTPTTHIQIVLQEAN; encoded by the coding sequence ATGGCTAATAAATATGCTTATAATAAAGAAACTAATGAAGCAAAAACTGCACGTGCTATGGCAAAATCTCTTAAGATTTCTCCAAAACACTGTGTTGAAATTTGCAATGCAATAAGAGGAATGGAAGTAACTAAAGCTAAAAATTATTTGGAAGATGTTATTGATATGAAAAAATCTGTTCCTTTCAAAAGACACAACAGACAAGTTGGTCACAGAAAAGGACAAGAAGGATGGGCAGCAGGTAGATACCCTGTAAAAGCAGCAGAACAAGTATTAAAAGTTTTAGAAAATGCTGAAGCTAATGCTGAATACAAAGGTATGGACACTGAAAACTTATTCATTGAACATATCTCCAGTCACAGAGGAGTTGTACTTCCTGGAGTTATTCCAAGAGCATTCGGTAGGATGACCCCATTCAACACTCCAACTACTCATATCCAAATAGTATTACAGGAGGCTAACTAA
- the rpsS gene encoding 30S ribosomal protein S19 → MARKIFKYKGYTLEELQDMSLEEVMELFPARQRRSLKRGFLPRQQIVLDKMRKLNKEGSKDGRPVVIRTHCRDMIVLPEMVGTTFGIYNGQNFVEVTIEPEMIGCYFGEFAPTRQKVQHGDPGMGATRSSMFVPLK, encoded by the coding sequence TTGGCAAGAAAAATATTTAAATATAAAGGTTATACTCTTGAAGAATTACAAGACATGTCTTTAGAGGAAGTAATGGAATTATTCCCTGCAAGACAAAGAAGGTCTTTAAAAAGAGGATTTTTACCAAGACAACAAATTGTTTTGGATAAAATGAGAAAGTTAAATAAAGAAGGCAGCAAAGATGGCAGGCCTGTTGTAATCAGGACCCATTGTAGAGATATGATTGTTTTACCTGAAATGGTCGGAACAACTTTCGGAATTTACAATGGTCAAAACTTTGTTGAAGTTACAATCGAACCGGAAATGATCGGTTGTTACTTTGGTGAATTTGCACCAACAAGACAAAAAGTTCAACATGGAGACCCAGGTATGGGAGCTACAAGATCATCTATGTTTGTACCACTTAAATAG
- a CDS encoding 50S ribosomal protein L2 codes for MGKRLIIQRRGRGTPAHRVASHRFKDKIRYRSYDALEKEGSIKGIVTDIVHDPARTAPIAEVKFENGEKKFILAPESIQIDDEIECGISAPIKFGNTLPLAEIPEGTPIYDIENTPGDGGRFVRSSGTYASLITHDANQSVVELPSGELKYLNPRCRASIGVVAGGGRKEKPFLKAGNRWHAYKAKGKKFMTVRGVAMNAVDHPHGGGNRQHPGRPTTVSRHAPPGRKVGSIAAKRTGLKR; via the coding sequence ATGGGAAAACGATTAATAATTCAAAGAAGAGGAAGAGGAACTCCTGCTCACCGTGTTGCTTCTCATCGTTTTAAAGATAAAATCAGATACAGATCTTACGATGCATTAGAAAAAGAAGGTAGTATTAAAGGAATCGTTACTGATATTGTACATGACCCAGCAAGAACTGCTCCAATTGCAGAAGTGAAATTTGAAAATGGTGAAAAGAAATTTATCTTAGCACCTGAAAGCATTCAAATCGATGATGAAATTGAATGTGGTATTTCTGCTCCTATTAAATTTGGTAATACTTTACCTCTTGCTGAAATTCCAGAAGGAACTCCTATTTATGATATTGAAAATACTCCTGGAGACGGAGGTCGTTTTGTAAGATCATCTGGAACTTATGCTTCTTTAATTACTCATGATGCTAATCAATCTGTTGTAGAATTACCATCTGGTGAATTAAAATACCTCAACCCAAGATGCCGTGCAAGTATCGGTGTTGTAGCTGGAGGAGGAAGAAAAGAAAAACCATTCCTTAAAGCTGGTAACAGATGGCATGCTTACAAAGCTAAAGGTAAGAAGTTCATGACCGTAAGAGGAGTAGCTATGAACGCTGTTGATCACCCTCACGGGGGAGGTAACAGGCAACATCCTGGTCGTCCAACTACTGTTTCAAGACATGCACCACCAGGAAGAAAAGTTGGTTCAATTGCAGCTAAAAGAACAGGATTAAAAAGATAG
- a CDS encoding 50S ribosomal protein L23, with amino-acid sequence MDSYSIIIKPHVTEKTMNLIDKNNEITFVVKRDANKGQIKRAFEELYEEKVARVTTHITPRGNKVAFIKLVEEEMAEELAVKIGVF; translated from the coding sequence ATGGATTCATACTCAATTATTATTAAACCTCATGTTACTGAAAAAACCATGAATTTAATCGATAAAAACAATGAGATTACTTTTGTTGTAAAACGTGACGCTAACAAAGGTCAAATTAAAAGGGCTTTTGAAGAGTTATACGAAGAAAAAGTAGCTAGAGTAACTACTCATATCACTCCTCGTGGTAATAAAGTAGCATTTATTAAACTTGTTGAAGAAGAAATGGCAGAAGAACTTGCTGTCAAAATAGGAGTATTCTAA
- the rpl4p gene encoding 50S ribosomal protein L4, with protein sequence MKANVYSMEGEVKEEIELPAIFNEEYRPDLIKRAVISAQTARVQPWGNDPEAGKRTSAKGWGSGRGTARVPRIKNGSKAAFVPMAVGGRRAHPTRAEKNHHEKINIKERRFAIRSAVAATANKELVENRGHRLGDLEQVPIIVEDDICSVKTTKQTREIFQNLGVYDDITRAKEGKRIRAGRGKTRGRKYKKVKGPLLVVGEDNGIKLGARNHAGVDVVTVENLNAELLAPGTHPGRLTIFTKSAVEKLGGLFQ encoded by the coding sequence ATGAAAGCAAATGTTTATTCAATGGAAGGGGAAGTTAAAGAAGAAATTGAACTTCCAGCTATTTTTAATGAAGAATACAGGCCTGATTTAATAAAAAGGGCTGTTATTTCAGCACAAACCGCTAGAGTACAACCATGGGGTAATGACCCTGAAGCAGGTAAAAGAACTTCTGCAAAAGGTTGGGGATCTGGTAGAGGTACAGCTAGAGTACCTAGGATCAAAAACGGTTCCAAAGCAGCATTCGTACCAATGGCTGTTGGTGGTAGACGTGCACATCCTACAAGAGCTGAAAAAAATCATCACGAAAAAATCAACATAAAAGAAAGAAGATTTGCAATCAGGTCTGCTGTAGCAGCTACTGCAAATAAAGAACTTGTTGAAAACAGAGGTCACAGATTAGGAGACCTTGAACAAGTACCTATTATTGTTGAAGATGATATTTGTTCTGTAAAAACTACTAAACAAACTCGTGAAATTTTCCAAAACTTAGGAGTTTACGACGACATTACCCGTGCTAAAGAAGGTAAAAGAATAAGAGCGGGTAGGGGTAAAACTAGAGGAAGAAAATACAAAAAAGTAAAAGGACCTCTTTTAGTAGTCGGTGAAGATAACGGTATCAAATTAGGTGCAAGAAACCATGCTGGTGTAGATGTAGTAACTGTTGAAAACTTAAATGCAGAATTATTAGCACCAGGTACTCACCCAGGAAGACTCACTATTTTCACTAAATCAGCTGTTGAAAAATTAGGAGGTTTATTCCAATAA